Proteins found in one Zea mays cultivar B73 chromosome 1, Zm-B73-REFERENCE-NAM-5.0, whole genome shotgun sequence genomic segment:
- the LOC103643968 gene encoding STS14 protein, with protein MAHSRSHHHLLLLPAPMATACLLLATLLALCAAPAPTHGARVLMPGGAGAVTKAQQGGTGSGSNATADEYLAPHNQARAAVGVAPLRWNAGLASAAAGTVAQQRRQGGCAFADVGASPYGANQGWASYRARPAEVVALWVAEGRYYTHANNTCAAGRQCGTYTQVVWRNTAEVGCAQASCATGATLTLCLYNPHGNVQGQSPY; from the coding sequence ATGGCGCACTCGcgcagccaccaccacctcctcctgCTCCCCGCGCCCATGGCCACGGCGTGCTTGCTCCTCGCCACCCTCCTCGCGCTCTGCGCCGCGCCGGCGCCGACCCACGGCGCGCGCGTCCTCATgccgggcggcgcgggcgcggtgaCCAAGGCGCAGCAGGGTGGCACCGGCAGCGGCAGCAACGCGACGGCGGACGAGTACCTGGCGCCGCACAACCAGGCGCGCGCGGCGGTGGGCGTGGCCCCGCTGCGGTGGAACGCGGGCCTGGCTTCGGCGGCCGCGGGGACGGTGGCGCAGCAGCGGCGGCAGGGCGGGTGCGCGTTCGCGGACGTGGGGGCCAGCCCCTACGGCGCGAACCAGGGGTGGGCGAGCTACCGCGCGCGCCCCGCCGAGGTGGTGGCGCTGTGGGTGGCGGAGGGGCGGTACTACACCCACGCCAACAACACGTGCGCCGCGGGGCGGCAGTGCGGCACGTACACGCAGGTGGTGTGGCGCAACACCGCCGAGGTCGGGTGCGCGCAGGCCAGCTGCGCCACGGGCGCCACGCTCACGCTCTGCCTGTACAACCCGCACGGCAACGTGCAGGGCCAGAGCCCCTACTAG